One genomic region from Geothermobacter ehrlichii encodes:
- the rpsB gene encoding 30S ribosomal protein S2 translates to MSQITMKQLLEAGVHFGHQTRRWNPKMKPYIFGARNGIYIIDLQKTVRYFKVAYAFVRDTVASGQKVLFVGTKKQAQDAIVEEATRADQFYVNHRWLGGMLTNYATIKASIERLKKIEAMAEDGTFELLTKKEVLQLQREKEKLEKNLGGIKGMNKLPGAVFVVDPKKEQIAVKEARKLKIPVVAVVDTNCDPDEIDYIIPGNDDAIRAIRLFTSKMADACLEGVQLREAQLRTEAEGGEGEEAAEAAPQGPEVVEKPAATEATKEG, encoded by the coding sequence ATGTCCCAGATCACCATGAAGCAGTTGCTGGAGGCCGGTGTCCATTTCGGCCACCAGACCCGCCGCTGGAATCCGAAGATGAAGCCCTACATCTTCGGTGCCCGTAACGGCATCTACATCATCGACCTGCAGAAGACGGTTCGCTATTTCAAGGTCGCCTACGCTTTCGTCCGCGACACCGTTGCCAGCGGCCAGAAGGTGCTGTTCGTCGGCACCAAGAAGCAGGCCCAGGACGCCATCGTCGAGGAAGCGACGCGCGCCGACCAGTTCTATGTCAATCATCGCTGGCTGGGCGGCATGCTGACCAACTATGCGACCATCAAGGCCAGCATCGAGCGGCTGAAGAAGATCGAGGCCATGGCCGAAGACGGTACCTTCGAGCTGCTGACCAAGAAAGAGGTGCTGCAGCTGCAGCGCGAGAAGGAAAAGCTGGAGAAGAACCTGGGCGGCATCAAGGGAATGAACAAGCTGCCCGGTGCCGTGTTCGTCGTCGATCCCAAGAAGGAGCAGATCGCCGTCAAGGAGGCTCGCAAGCTGAAGATTCCGGTTGTTGCCGTGGTCGACACCAACTGCGATCCCGACGAAATCGATTACATCATTCCGGGCAACGACGACGCCATTCGCGCCATCCGGCTCTTCACCTCCAAGATGGCCGACGCCTGCCTCGAAGGGGTTCAGCTGCGCGAGGCACAGCTGCGCACCGAGGCCGAAGGCGGTGAGGGCGAAGAAGCCGCCGAGGCGGCACCGCAGGGACCCGAGGTTGTCGAGAAGCCTGCCGCCACCGAGGCTACCAAGGAGGGCTGA